A stretch of the Oceanicola sp. D3 genome encodes the following:
- the fabA gene encoding bifunctional 3-hydroxydecanoyl-ACP dehydratase/trans-2-decenoyl-ACP isomerase: MANHPNTFDKEGLLKCARGELFGPGNPQLPEPPMLMMDRITEISADGGEHGKGHVVAEFDINPDLWFFSCHFPGDPVMPGCLGLDGLWQLTGFNLGWRGMLGRGRALGVGEVKFTDMITPANNQIVYHVDFTRVMDRKLKLGIANGKIFADGKHVFTAEGMKVGLFQDE, encoded by the coding sequence ATGGCGAACCATCCGAACACATTCGACAAGGAAGGGCTGCTGAAATGCGCCCGCGGCGAGCTGTTCGGGCCGGGCAATCCGCAACTTCCCGAGCCGCCGATGCTGATGATGGACCGGATCACCGAGATCTCGGCCGATGGCGGCGAGCACGGCAAGGGCCACGTGGTGGCCGAATTCGACATCAACCCTGACCTCTGGTTCTTCTCCTGCCACTTCCCGGGCGATCCGGTGATGCCCGGCTGCCTTGGCCTTGATGGCCTGTGGCAGCTGACCGGCTTCAACCTTGGCTGGCGCGGGATGCTGGGCCGGGGCCGGGCGCTGGGTGTGGGCGAGGTGAAGTTCACCGACATGATCACACCGGCCAATAACCAGATCGTCTATCACGTTGATTTCACCCGCGTCATGGACCGGAAGTTGAAACTCGGCATCGCCAACGGCAAGATATTCGCTGACGGAAAGCACGTCTTCACCGCCGAGGGCATGAAGGTCGGGCTGTTCCAGGACGAATAA
- the irr gene encoding Fur family transcriptional regulator Irr yields the protein MQSEAHTRGSEWLEAGGLRPTRQRLALATLLVGDGCNRHVTAESLFEASRAAGDRVSLATVYNTLRAFCDVGLMQEITVDGSKSYFDTRTDDHPHFYWEDSQKLTDAPTEQLRLASIPDAPEGTEIAKVDVVIRLRRV from the coding sequence ATGCAAAGCGAAGCGCACACGCGCGGATCAGAATGGCTTGAAGCAGGTGGCTTGCGCCCCACGCGCCAGCGCTTGGCCCTTGCCACTTTGCTGGTGGGGGATGGTTGCAACCGCCATGTCACCGCTGAAAGCCTGTTTGAAGCCTCACGTGCGGCGGGCGATCGGGTCTCTCTCGCCACGGTTTACAACACATTGCGCGCCTTCTGTGATGTGGGCCTGATGCAGGAAATCACCGTTGACGGTTCGAAGAGCTACTTCGACACCCGCACCGATGATCACCCGCATTTCTATTGGGAAGACAGCCAAAAGCTCACCGACGCCCCCACCGAGCAGCTGCGCCTCGCCTCCATTCCGGATGCGCCGGAGGGCACCGAGATTGCCAAAGTGGATGTGGTCATCCGCCTTCGCCGGGTCTGA